In Peromyscus leucopus breed LL Stock chromosome 11, UCI_PerLeu_2.1, whole genome shotgun sequence, a genomic segment contains:
- the LOC114697326 gene encoding LOW QUALITY PROTEIN: selenoprotein P (The sequence of the model RefSeq protein was modified relative to this genomic sequence to represent the inferred CDS: substituted 2 bases at 2 genomic stop codons), producing MWRSLGLALALCLLPYGGTESQGQSPACKQPPAWSIGDQNPMLNSEGTVTVVALLQASUYLCLLQASRLEDLRLKLENEGYSNISYIVVNHQGAPSQLKHTHLKSHVSDHIAVYRQEEHQTDVWTLLNGNKDDFLIYDRCGRLVYHLGLPYSFLTFPYVEEAIKIAYCEQKCGNCSLTSLEDEDFCKNVSSAAVGSTAEPSKTHHHHKHHHKHGHGHLGGSELSENEKPGALDAKPALPPSALQHPQPKQGHLESUDMQASEGLQLSLAQRKLCRKGCLNQLLCKLSQESGTTASSCCXHCRHLIFEKSGSAITUQCAENLPSLCSUQGLFAEEKVIESXQCRAPPAAURSQPPNPTEASPTUSUKNKTKK from the exons ATGTGGAGAAGCCTAGGGCTGGCCCtggctctctgtctcctcccctaTGGAGGGACAGAGAGCCAAGGCCAAAGCCCTGCTTGTAAACAACCTCCAGCCTGGAGCATAGGGGATCAAAATCCAATGCTCAACTCTGAGGGTACAGTGACCGTGGTGGCTCTCCTTCAGGCCAGCTGATACCTGTGCCTTCTACAGGCATCCAG ACTGGAAGACCTGCGCCTGAAACTAGAGAACGAAGGCTACTCTAACATTTCTTACATTGTTGTGAACCATCAAGGAGCCCCCTCtcaactgaaacacacacaccttaagAGTCATGTGTCAGACCATATTGCTGTTTACCGACAAGAAGAACACCAGACAGATGTCTGGACTCTCCTAAATGGAAACAAAGACGACTTCCTCATATATGACAG ATGTGGCCGTCTCGTGTATCACCTGGGCTTGCCCTATTCCTTCCTCACTTTCCCGTATGTCGAAGAAGCCATTAAGATCGCTTACTGTGAGCAGAAGTGTGGAAACTGCTCTCTCACG AGTCTTGAAGATGAAGACTTCTGTAAAAATGTGTCCTCAGCTGCCGTGGGTAGCACAGCGGAGCCCTCAAAGACACATCACCACCACAAGCACCATCACAAACATGGGCATGGGCATCTTGGGGGCAGTGAGCTGTCAGAGAATGAGAAACCAGGGGCACTAGATGCTAAGCCAGCTTTGCCACCTTCAGCCTTACAACATCCCCAGCCCAAGCAGGGTCACTTAGAGAGCTGAGACATGCAGGCGAGCGAAGGCCTACAGCTTTCACTTGCTCAGAGGAAGCTTTGCCGGAAGGGGTGCCTAAACCAGCTCCTGTGTAAGTTGTCCCAGGAGTCCGGGACGActgccagcagctgctgctgacaCTGCCGCCATCTCATATTTGAGAAGTCGGGGTCCGCAATCACCTGACAGTGCGCTGAAAACCTCCCGTCCCTGTGTAGCTGACAGGGACTTTTTGCGGAGGAGAAAGTCATCGAATCTTGACAGTGTCGGGCTCCTCCGGCTGCCTGACGGAGTCAGCCACCAAACCCCACAGAAGCCAGCCCCACCTGAAGCTGAAAGAATAAGACCAAAAAGTGA